A window of the Pseudomonas gozinkensis genome harbors these coding sequences:
- a CDS encoding YceK/YidQ family lipoprotein yields MNKLLAIVLALQLIGCATARTLDAAKPGAPVVYSGTRLDLYAMNGGCCAMDRFGAEAPSYPGVDLPASALLDTLLLPLSLLTVIGVGFQATGGL; encoded by the coding sequence ATGAATAAGCTGCTGGCGATCGTGCTTGCGCTGCAACTGATCGGCTGTGCCACGGCGCGCACGCTCGATGCCGCCAAGCCTGGCGCGCCGGTGGTGTATTCCGGCACGCGGCTGGACTTGTACGCCATGAACGGTGGCTGTTGCGCGATGGATCGATTCGGGGCCGAGGCCCCGAGCTATCCCGGGGTCGATCTGCCTGCCAGTGCGTTACTTGATACCCTGCTTTTACCGTTGTCGTTGCTGACAGTGATCGGCGTGGGCTTTCAGGCGACCGGAGGGCTATGA
- the ubiX gene encoding flavin prenyltransferase UbiX, whose translation MNTRLQSNGPERITLAMTGASGAQYGLRLLDCLVREDREVHFLISKAAQLVMATETDVSLPAKPQMMQAFLTEYTGAAAGQIRVYGKEDWMSPVASGSGAPAAMVVVPCSTGTLSAIATGACNNLIERAADVTLKERRQLILVPREAPYSSIHLEHMLKLSNMGVTILPASPGFYHQPQTIDDLIDFVVARILNLLGIPQDMLPRWGEHHLSSDE comes from the coding sequence ATGAACACTCGTTTGCAGAGCAATGGCCCGGAACGCATCACGCTGGCGATGACCGGCGCGTCCGGCGCCCAGTACGGCTTGCGCCTGCTGGATTGCCTGGTGCGCGAGGATCGCGAGGTGCATTTCCTGATCTCCAAGGCCGCGCAACTGGTGATGGCCACCGAGACCGACGTGTCGCTGCCGGCCAAGCCGCAAATGATGCAGGCGTTCCTCACCGAATACACCGGCGCCGCCGCCGGGCAGATTCGGGTGTACGGCAAGGAAGACTGGATGTCGCCAGTGGCGTCGGGTTCCGGGGCGCCGGCCGCCATGGTGGTGGTGCCGTGCTCGACGGGTACTTTGTCGGCCATTGCGACCGGCGCCTGCAACAACCTGATCGAGCGTGCGGCGGATGTCACGTTGAAGGAGCGTCGTCAGTTGATTCTGGTGCCGCGCGAAGCGCCGTATTCGAGCATTCACCTGGAGCACATGCTCAAGCTGTCGAACATGGGCGTGACCATCCTGCCGGCGTCGCCGGGCTTCTATCACCAGCCGCAGACCATCGATGACCTGATCGATTTCGTGGTGGCGCGGATTCTCAATCTGCTGGGCATCCCCCAGGACATGCTGCCGCGCTGGGGCGAGCATCATCTGAGCAGCGATGAATAA
- the mpl gene encoding UDP-N-acetylmuramate:L-alanyl-gamma-D-glutamyl-meso-diaminopimelate ligase: MHIHILGICGTFMGSMAVLAKELGHHVTGSDANVYPPMSTQLEAQGIQLTQGYDPAQLDPAPDLVVVGNAMSRGNPAVEYVLNKGLPYVSGPQWLADHVLQGRWVLAVAGTHGKTTTSSMLAWVLEHAGMSPGFLIGGVPQNFSVSARLGGTPFFVIEADEYDSAFFDKRSKFVHYRPRTAILNNLEFDHADIFPDLPAIERQFHHLVRTIPSEGLVIHPTTEPALQRVIEMGCWTPVQTTGAGGQWQVKLLKDDGSAFEVMFEGVSQGVVEWELTGQHNVANALATLAAARHVGVVPSMGIAGLSAFKSVKRRMEKVAEVRGITIYDDFAHHPTAIATTLDGLRKRIGDAPLIAIIEPRSNSMKLGAHRDGLPDSVVDADQVIWYAPANLGWDLAGTAALCTVPSIVSDSLEGIIERVKSQAQPGTHVVIMSNGGFGGLHGKLAEALK, translated from the coding sequence ATGCACATTCATATTCTGGGTATCTGCGGGACTTTCATGGGCTCGATGGCAGTTCTGGCCAAAGAGCTGGGCCATCATGTGACCGGCTCCGATGCCAACGTCTATCCGCCGATGAGTACCCAGCTCGAGGCCCAGGGTATTCAGCTGACTCAGGGTTACGACCCGGCGCAGCTTGATCCGGCGCCGGATCTGGTGGTGGTCGGCAACGCCATGTCCCGCGGCAACCCGGCGGTGGAATATGTGCTGAACAAAGGCCTGCCGTACGTTTCCGGCCCGCAATGGCTGGCCGACCATGTGCTGCAAGGTCGCTGGGTACTGGCGGTTGCCGGTACGCACGGCAAGACCACCACCAGCAGCATGCTCGCCTGGGTACTGGAACATGCCGGCATGAGCCCGGGTTTCCTGATCGGCGGCGTACCGCAGAATTTCTCGGTGTCGGCGCGTCTGGGCGGCACGCCCTTCTTCGTGATCGAGGCCGACGAATACGACAGCGCGTTCTTCGACAAGCGCTCGAAGTTTGTCCACTATCGTCCGCGCACCGCGATCCTCAACAACCTTGAGTTCGATCACGCCGACATCTTCCCTGATTTGCCAGCCATCGAACGGCAGTTCCACCACCTGGTGCGGACCATCCCGAGCGAAGGCCTGGTGATTCACCCGACCACTGAGCCAGCGTTGCAACGCGTGATCGAGATGGGCTGCTGGACCCCGGTGCAAACCACCGGTGCCGGCGGTCAGTGGCAGGTCAAGTTGCTGAAAGACGATGGCTCGGCGTTCGAGGTGATGTTCGAAGGCGTCTCCCAAGGTGTCGTCGAGTGGGAATTGACCGGCCAGCACAACGTTGCCAACGCCTTGGCCACTCTGGCCGCTGCGCGCCATGTCGGTGTTGTACCGTCGATGGGGATCGCCGGGTTGAGCGCGTTCAAGAGCGTCAAACGCCGGATGGAAAAAGTCGCGGAAGTGCGCGGCATCACCATTTACGACGACTTCGCCCACCACCCGACCGCGATTGCCACGACCCTCGACGGCCTGCGCAAACGCATCGGCGATGCGCCGCTGATCGCGATCATCGAACCGCGCTCCAACTCGATGAAGCTCGGCGCCCACCGTGACGGTCTGCCGGACAGCGTGGTCGATGCCGATCAGGTGATCTGGTACGCCCCGGCCAACCTCGGTTGGGATCTGGCGGGCACTGCCGCGCTGTGCACCGTGCCGTCGATCGTCAGTGATTCACTGGAAGGCATCATCGAGCGTGTGAAGAGCCAGGCCCAGCCCGGCACCCACGTGGTGATCATGAGCAACGGCGGCTTCGGCGGCCTGCACGGCAAACTCGCCGAGGCGCTGAAATGA